Proteins co-encoded in one Bremerella sp. TYQ1 genomic window:
- a CDS encoding N-6 DNA methylase — MKSYDTFVHQLESLLASSHANPQSFRKEIEIATNGLAKSELYRLVPTSLRRKHGAFFTDESLAKTAAKFLEPVIKRGERICDPACGAGDLLLACTQYLPRGGSIKQKIETWNSSLMGWDLQPSFVRACQIRLLLRAIAQRQDGVQVCPSPSELFSNIQQADGLAQSVHLGSLGGVIMNPPFTSVKSPEHIGWGNGKINASALFTHHVLAQMRSDAKMVAILPDVLRSGSRYRKWRIEIERLANISRVIPLKKFDPTTDVHVFMLVAVKRAKNTIVTIQPRIAHEKRITKASWQDSCRNQAYIDQQSPKELSVSDFFVASVGPVVEYREPRLGQWLPYLQARNLPRWSSVESCDLPKRRFRGRRIAGPFVVVRRTSRPEDTYRVVGTIVSGQEEYAVENHLIVLKPRDGKLSSCRRLLKLFKNTATTDYVNKVMRCRHLTISTINSIPWANLP, encoded by the coding sequence ATGAAGAGTTACGATACATTTGTTCATCAGCTCGAATCACTGTTGGCCTCCTCACATGCCAATCCACAGAGCTTCCGTAAGGAAATAGAAATTGCCACCAATGGGCTGGCAAAAAGTGAACTCTATCGACTTGTCCCTACTTCATTACGCAGAAAACACGGCGCTTTCTTTACTGACGAATCGCTTGCAAAAACTGCTGCCAAGTTTTTGGAGCCTGTGATCAAGCGAGGAGAAAGGATCTGTGATCCTGCCTGCGGTGCTGGCGATCTACTACTAGCTTGCACGCAATACCTGCCCAGGGGCGGAAGCATAAAACAGAAAATCGAAACTTGGAACTCATCCCTGATGGGGTGGGATCTGCAGCCGTCGTTTGTCCGAGCGTGCCAGATAAGGCTGTTGCTTAGGGCAATTGCTCAGAGGCAAGATGGAGTTCAGGTTTGCCCATCTCCATCTGAACTTTTCTCAAACATTCAACAGGCCGACGGGCTCGCACAATCTGTACACCTAGGTTCGCTTGGGGGAGTGATTATGAATCCCCCGTTTACTTCAGTGAAGTCACCGGAACACATAGGGTGGGGTAACGGCAAGATAAATGCGAGTGCGCTTTTCACTCATCATGTTTTGGCTCAAATGCGCTCCGATGCAAAAATGGTTGCGATTCTTCCCGATGTACTCCGCAGTGGTTCTCGATACAGAAAGTGGCGAATAGAGATAGAGCGATTGGCAAATATCAGCCGTGTTATTCCGCTTAAAAAATTCGATCCAACCACTGACGTACATGTATTTATGCTCGTCGCTGTGAAGAGGGCGAAGAATACGATCGTAACTATTCAACCTCGAATCGCCCACGAAAAACGTATTACTAAAGCGTCGTGGCAGGATTCTTGTCGTAACCAGGCATACATCGATCAGCAGTCCCCAAAAGAACTCTCGGTAAGCGATTTCTTTGTCGCCTCGGTTGGACCTGTTGTTGAATATCGAGAGCCTAGGTTGGGCCAGTGGTTGCCGTATCTCCAAGCAAGAAATCTACCTCGTTGGTCATCGGTTGAGAGCTGTGATCTCCCCAAACGGCGTTTTCGTGGACGCCGAATCGCAGGCCCTTTTGTCGTAGTTCGAAGAACCTCTCGTCCAGAGGACACTTATCGAGTAGTGGGAACCATCGTATCTGGACAGGAAGAATACGCTGTAGAAAATCACCTTATTGTTCTTAAGCCAAGAGATGGAAAGCTAAGTAGTTGCAGACGCTTACTTAAACTATTTAAAAATACTGCTACAACAGACTACGTCAATAAAGTGATGCGTTGTCGTCATCTCACCATTTCTACTATCAATTCTATCCCCTGGGCTAACCTTCCGTGA
- a CDS encoding SHD1 domain-containing protein has translation MNYPRFDQEPEKPSNAFAAAGFALSLFSLVVCGIFSPIALILCLVGLLYQPKKLAIVGTVISGISTILVIAMVWSIYSKFSEAFHGFNEEYETRLVFEDANRKIVKHYYENGQVPDDVEGDKLIEEDPTIDPPQRYEMLGREVYRLTSAGEDGVFDTDDDVSKDYDVDDTLIYYIDEIQEESFDDYWEYEEGTEDVPEEQPSADVTETRPAQPFVPPKKEEPQITTLQNMTQRTWTSHDGSFTSEATLVSYDKTNDRVELRRPDDSKMIVPMSQLSLEDQGYVRGKLSSQ, from the coding sequence ATGAATTACCCTCGTTTCGATCAAGAGCCAGAGAAGCCGAGCAACGCATTTGCTGCAGCTGGGTTTGCTTTATCGCTGTTTTCGCTGGTGGTTTGCGGTATCTTCTCGCCGATCGCATTGATCCTATGCCTGGTCGGTTTGCTGTACCAACCCAAGAAGCTGGCAATCGTCGGCACGGTGATTAGCGGGATCTCTACCATCCTAGTGATCGCCATGGTCTGGTCCATCTACAGCAAATTCTCCGAAGCCTTCCACGGCTTTAACGAAGAGTACGAGACCCGTCTGGTGTTCGAGGACGCGAACCGCAAGATCGTGAAGCACTACTACGAAAACGGGCAAGTCCCTGACGATGTCGAGGGAGACAAACTAATCGAGGAAGATCCCACGATCGACCCACCTCAACGATACGAGATGCTAGGCAGGGAGGTGTATCGCCTGACGAGCGCCGGCGAAGACGGGGTTTTCGATACCGACGACGATGTCTCGAAGGACTACGACGTCGACGATACGCTTATCTATTACATCGATGAGATCCAAGAAGAATCGTTCGATGACTATTGGGAATACGAGGAAGGGACCGAGGACGTACCTGAGGAGCAACCTTCCGCAGATGTGACTGAAACTCGGCCAGCCCAACCGTTCGTGCCGCCGAAGAAAGAAGAGCCCCAGATCACAACGTTGCAGAACATGACGCAGCGTACGTGGACGAGCCATGACGGATCGTTCACATCGGAAGCGACGTTAGTTTCGTACGACAAAACAAACGACCGCGTCGAGCTCCGCCGGCCAGACGATTCCAAGATGATCGTGCCGATGTCGCAGCTTTCTCTTGAGGACCAAGGCTACGTCCGCGGGAAACTCTCTTCCCAATAA
- a CDS encoding tRNA-(ms[2]io[6]A)-hydroxylase, with translation MLHLKSETSQRWLDQVDKQTDLILIDHAHCEKKAAGTALNLMFAYVENDELCREMTSIVNEELEHFHMVRDLLKRRGIEFRRIKPSSYGNKLHDLIRNEEPRRAVDRLLVAGLIEARSCERFGKLRTHLPDEELRDFYDSLFESEARHHAVYVRLAKHYAPEKEVLKRLDELADAEAAIIAAGDEIARMHS, from the coding sequence ATGTTGCACCTGAAATCGGAAACAAGCCAACGGTGGCTGGATCAAGTCGACAAGCAAACCGACTTAATCCTGATCGACCATGCCCACTGCGAAAAGAAAGCAGCCGGCACCGCGCTGAACTTAATGTTCGCTTACGTCGAGAACGACGAACTATGCCGCGAAATGACGTCGATCGTCAACGAAGAGCTGGAACACTTCCACATGGTGCGCGATCTGCTGAAGCGTCGCGGGATCGAGTTTCGCCGAATTAAACCGAGCAGCTACGGCAACAAGCTACACGATCTGATTCGCAACGAGGAACCGCGGCGAGCCGTTGATCGGCTGCTGGTCGCTGGACTGATCGAGGCGCGCAGCTGCGAACGTTTCGGCAAGCTACGAACCCACCTGCCGGACGAAGAACTACGCGACTTCTACGACAGCTTATTCGAGTCGGAAGCCCGGCATCATGCCGTGTATGTCCGTCTGGCGAAGCATTACGCTCCGGAAAAAGAAGTCCTGAAGCGGCTCGATGAGTTGGCCGACGCCGAAGCGGCGATCATTGCCGCGGGGGACGAAATCGCTAGGATGCATAGCTAG
- the mtnB gene encoding methylthioribulose 1-phosphate dehydratase — protein sequence MSTDTELKSSPSHPALSGADKAIKGLRETGQYFFQRGWSVGTSSNYSVVVNRSPLQLLVTASGMDKGNLAAGDFVRCNYDGNQVDAENMPTTDQPRSSAETQLHVILARMEDVGSVLHTHSVWGTLLSDTFGDDGGFDIEGYEMLKGLAGVKTHQHTEHVPIFENTQDIPKLAEKVEKRLQDESLPPIHGFLIRNHGLYTWGEDLAEARRHIEIYEFLFEVLGRKLAAQGKLCPAT from the coding sequence ATGAGCACCGATACTGAACTCAAGAGTTCTCCTTCCCACCCTGCCCTCTCCGGCGCGGATAAAGCCATTAAGGGGCTACGGGAAACGGGCCAATACTTCTTCCAACGTGGTTGGTCGGTCGGCACGAGCAGCAATTACAGCGTCGTCGTCAATCGAAGTCCGCTTCAGTTGCTGGTCACCGCCAGCGGTATGGACAAAGGGAACCTGGCCGCTGGGGACTTCGTTCGTTGCAATTACGACGGCAACCAGGTCGACGCCGAAAACATGCCGACCACCGATCAGCCACGCTCGTCGGCCGAGACGCAACTGCACGTGATTCTCGCACGCATGGAAGATGTCGGCTCGGTGCTGCATACGCACTCGGTCTGGGGAACGCTGTTGTCCGACACGTTCGGCGACGACGGCGGCTTCGACATCGAAGGCTACGAGATGCTCAAAGGCCTCGCCGGCGTGAAGACCCACCAGCACACCGAACATGTTCCGATTTTCGAGAACACCCAGGATATTCCAAAGCTGGCCGAGAAAGTCGAGAAACGCCTGCAAGACGAATCGCTTCCGCCGATCCATGGTTTTCTGATTCGGAACCATGGCTTGTACACGTGGGGCGAAGATCTGGCCGAAGCACGACGCCATATCGAGATCTACGAGTTCCTGTTTGAAGTTCTCGGACGCAAGCTCGCCGCCCAAGGCAAGCTTTGCCCAGCAACTTAA
- a CDS encoding acireductone dioxygenase → MPSNLTYRTYFSHTSPRNSIAATAKGEIGTMASISVPDENRTITDVQEISDFLQPFGIWYEKWEVAGRIGETATNEEILDAYQPEIDRLKEKGGFVTADVINVSPETPNLDAMLEKFNKEHTHDEDEVRFTVEGRGVFHIHPENGPVFAVLVESGDLINVPRDMQHWFNLCSDRHIRCIRLFEDPSGWTPHYIDQGVHTKYSPLCWGPDYLPKADDIDPVVNV, encoded by the coding sequence TTGCCCAGCAACTTAACCTACCGCACCTACTTTTCGCACACGTCACCTCGCAACAGCATCGCCGCCACGGCGAAGGGAGAAATCGGCACCATGGCCAGTATTTCCGTACCTGACGAAAACCGTACCATCACCGATGTCCAGGAAATCAGCGACTTCCTCCAACCGTTCGGCATTTGGTACGAAAAGTGGGAAGTCGCCGGACGCATCGGCGAGACCGCAACCAACGAAGAGATCCTGGATGCCTACCAGCCAGAGATCGATCGCCTGAAAGAAAAGGGTGGTTTCGTTACCGCCGACGTCATTAACGTTTCGCCAGAAACGCCGAACCTTGACGCTATGCTCGAGAAGTTCAACAAAGAGCACACCCACGACGAGGACGAAGTTCGCTTCACCGTCGAAGGACGAGGCGTCTTTCATATTCATCCGGAAAATGGCCCGGTCTTCGCCGTGCTCGTCGAATCAGGCGACCTGATCAACGTGCCGCGCGACATGCAGCACTGGTTCAACTTGTGCAGCGATCGCCACATCCGTTGCATTCGCTTGTTCGAGGATCCTTCCGGCTGGACGCCTCACTACATCGACCAAGGCGTACACACCAAGTACTCGCCACTTTGCTGGGGCCCTGACTATCTGCCCAAAGCAGACGACATCGATCCTGTGGTGAACGTCTAA
- the mtnC gene encoding acireductone synthase: protein MAYPWNVILLDIEGTTSSVSFVYDVMFPYVLRELDAYLDAAWNDPSLAPVLDQIAKDAGSEDFATWTADRSDEAERRAQVATEIRRLMDNDVKATGLKALQGMIWKDGFERGEMVAQVFDDVPEALEAWTSAGLRVYIYSSGSIAAQKLFFGHCEAGNLLKYFSGHFDTTTGPKKEAKSYDTIAAEVGEAAEKVLFISDIVAELEAAKAVGMDTRLSIRPGNKPVEDGHMHEAITSFAQVSSG, encoded by the coding sequence ATGGCGTATCCTTGGAATGTTATTTTGCTGGACATCGAAGGAACGACCTCCAGCGTTTCCTTTGTGTACGACGTGATGTTCCCGTACGTGCTGCGGGAACTGGATGCCTATCTCGATGCGGCATGGAATGATCCGAGCCTCGCTCCGGTGCTCGATCAAATCGCGAAAGATGCCGGCAGCGAAGACTTCGCCACTTGGACAGCCGACCGCAGCGACGAAGCGGAACGGCGAGCGCAAGTTGCCACCGAGATTCGCCGCTTGATGGACAACGACGTTAAAGCGACCGGCTTGAAAGCCTTACAAGGGATGATCTGGAAGGATGGCTTCGAGCGCGGCGAAATGGTCGCTCAAGTCTTCGACGATGTCCCGGAAGCGCTGGAAGCATGGACGTCGGCAGGGCTTCGCGTTTATATCTATTCCTCAGGCAGCATCGCTGCGCAGAAATTGTTCTTCGGACACTGCGAAGCTGGCAACTTGCTGAAGTACTTCTCTGGCCATTTCGACACGACGACTGGCCCGAAGAAGGAAGCGAAGAGCTACGACACGATTGCCGCCGAAGTAGGCGAAGCCGCGGAGAAGGTGCTCTTCATCAGCGATATCGTTGCAGAGCTGGAAGCAGCGAAAGCAGTCGGCATGGACACGCGGCTGAGCATCCGCCCCGGCAACAAACCGGTGGAAGATGGCCACATGCACGAAGCGATCACAAGCTTTGCCCAGGTTTCCTCGGGCTAG